Part of the Martelella mediterranea DSM 17316 genome, ATGCCTTTGTCATGAAGGCGGTTATCCCTGAACTTTCACTCGGCGCCATCTTCAGGGGAATAGCGCCGTTCTGGGTGGCGGATATATGTCGCCTGGCGCTGATCGTGTTTTATCCGCCGATAGCGCTTTATCTTCCCTCGGTCATGGGATGAAGGGCCGCCCCTCTCGAAGGGCGGCTCTTAACCCGAGGGCGCATTTTCGATCGGCAGGGCGGTTTTGTATTTGACCTGCTTCAGGGCGAAGCTCGACTTGATATTCGCGACCCCGGGGACCGTGGTCAGGTAATTGATGATGAATTTCTGCAGCAGGTCGACATCGGCGACCGCCACGCGAATGAGGTAGTCGCTGTCGCCTGTCATCAGGTAGCATTCCATGACCTCGGGATAGGATTCCATCTTGCTCTCGAACAGTTCGAGCGCGTTTTCCACCTGGCGTTCGAGCGTGACCTGAATGAAGACGCTGATCGACAGGCCGACGGATTTGGGATCCACCAACGCCACATAGCGGTCGATAACCCCTTCCTCTTCCAGGGCGCGCACGCGCTGCAGGCAGGGCGAGGGCGAAAGCCCCACGCGACCGGACAGTTCCACATTGGTGATCTTGCCATCCACCTGCAGCTCGGACAGGATTTTTCTATCTATTTTATCAAGTGCGATTTGCCGCATTTTATTTCCTTGAGATTTCGCTTGGCAGCATGAAAGACTGATTATTTGGTTTTTGCAATATATGAACGGCAGAACATATTCCGTCTCTTCGCCTATGATCGGGAAAACATTGCGTCTGGGAGGCGAGCACGATGAGTAAAGTCGAACTTCAAATTGGCGGTCATATTGATCCCGATCCTCTGGAGACGCGCGAATGGATCGAAGCGCTCACCGCGGTGATCGAGGCCAATGGAAGTTCGCGCGCCCAATTCCTGCTCAGGCAGTTGGAGGAGGTCGGACGGCGCAACGGCGTTTTTGTCGGCGGTCAGCCCTATTCCTCCTACCGGAACACGATTCCCGTGGCGTCTCAGGGGCACTATCCGGGCAACCTCGCCATCGAGGAGAAGCTGACGTCGATCATGCGTTGGAACGCGCTGGCCATGGTGGTTCGCGCCAACAAGGCCTATGGCGGCCTGGGCGGCCATATCGCCAGCTATGCCTCCGTGGCGGAAATTTTCGAGGTCGGGTTCAATCATTTCTTCCGCGCGAAGACCGAGACATTCGGCGGCGATCTCGTTTACTTCCAGCCGCATTCGGCGCCGGGCGTTTACGCGCGCGCCTTCCTGGAAGGCAGGCTGCAGGAAGAGCAGCTTGACAATTACCGGCAGGAACTGTCGGGCAACGGGCTCTGTTCCTATCCGCATCCCTGGCTGATGCCGGATTTCTGGCAGTTTCCGACAGGGTCGATGGGGATCGGCCCGTTGAACGCCGTCTACCAGGCGCGCTACATGCGTTACCTCGAAGCCCGCGGATTGGCCGACACCGCCGGGCGGCACGTCTGGGGCGTGTTCGGCGACGGCGAGATGGACGAGCCGGAATCGGTTGCCGGCCTGACGCTGGCCGCGCGTGAAAAGCTCGACAACCTGACCTTCATCGTCAACTGCAACCTGCAGCGGCTTGATGGGCCGGTGCGCGGCAACGGCCAGATCATTCAGGAGCTTGAGAGCCTGTTTATCGGCGCTGGCTGGAATGTCATCAAGGTGCTCTGGGGGTCGGAGTGGGACGGCCTTTTCGCCCGGGACAAGGATCTGGTCCTGCTCAGGCGCTTTGCCGAAACCGTTGACGGGGAATACCAGAATCTCGGCTCCAAGGACGGCGACTACAACCGCCATAAATTCTTCGACATCGACCCGGCCACGCGCGATCTGGTTTCGCACATGACCGACGACGAGATCCACACGCTCAAGCGCGGCGGGCACGATCTCAGAAAACTTCATGCCGCTTTTGCCGCCGCCAAGGCGCATAAGGGGCGGCCCACGGTCATCCTCGCCAAGACCAAGAAGGGCTACGGCATGGGCAATGCCGGCGAAAGCAGGATGACGGCCCATCAGTCCAAGAAACTCGACATGGAAGCGCTGGTGAGCTTCCGCGACCGGTTCAAGCTGCCGTTGAGCGAGAAAGATCTCGAAGACCTGAAATTCTACAAGCCGGCGGATGACAGCGAGGAAATGCGCTATCTGCGCGCGCGCCGCGAGGCGCTGGGCGGGTCGATGCCGTCGCGGCGCACCACCGTTCAGGGCGCCGCGCTGCCCAACATTCCCGAACTTGCGGACTATGCGAAATTCGCGCTGGAGGCGGATGGCAAGGAAATGTCGACCACGATGGCGGCGGTGCGCATGCTCAGCGCGCTCTTGAAGGACAAGTCGGTCGGACCGCGCATCGTGCCCATCGTCGCCGATGAGGCGCGCACCTTCGGGATGGATAACCTGTTCCGCCAGATCGGCATTTATGCGCCCGAGGGCCAGCTCTACGAACCGGAGGATGCCGGCTCGATGCTGTTCTACAAGGAAGCGAAGAATGGCCAGCTGCTCGAAGAGGGGATTACGGAAGCCGGCGCCATTTCATCCTGGGCGGCGGCTGCCACATCCTATTCGGTTCACGACACGGCGACATTGCCCTTCTACATCTATTATTCGATGTTCGGCTTCCAGCGCGTCGGCGACCTGATCTGGGCTGCGGCCGACCAGCGCGCCCGCGGGTTCCTGCTCGGCGCGACGGCGGGCCGCACGACCCTGTCCGGCGAGGGGCTGCAGCACCAGGATGGCGCAAGCCATGTGATTGCCGCGACCATTCCGAACTGCAAGGCCTACGACCCCGCCTTTGCCTACGAGCTCGCGGTGATCATGCATGCGGGCATCCTGCGCATGATGGATGAGCAGAGGGACGAGTTCTATTATCTGACCGTGATGAACGAGAACTACGCCCAGCCATCCATGCCGGAAGGATGCGAGGACGGAATCCTCAAGGGCCTGTACAAGCTCGGCGAACGCGGCAAGGCAGAATCCGAAGTCAAGGTCAGACTGGTCGGCTCCGGCACGATACTCAACGAGGTCATCGCCGCCGCCGATATCCTCGCTGACGATTTCGGCATTGCATCCGAGATCTTTTCGGCGACGAGTTTCTCGGAGCTTTCACGGGAGGCTCGCAGCGTCGAAAGGCGAAACCGGCTCTCGCCCCAAAAGGAACGGGCGAAGTCCTATGTCGAGACATGTCTGCCTGGCGAACTGCCCATTATCGCCGCGACCGATTATGTCCGCGCCGTTCCCGAAATGATCGCTCCCTATGTCGAAGGCCGTCTTGTCGCCCTCGGCACGGATGGCTTCGGCAGGTCCGATCAACGCGAGGCCCTGCGCCGGTTCTTCGAGGTCGATCGCGAAAGCATCGCCATTGCTGCAATCGAGGCGCTTGTTCGGGCGGGGCACAGCGAACCCGAGACTTTGACCAAGGCGCTCAAGTCGTTCGGGATCGACGGCACGTCGCCGGATCCGTGGACAGTTTGAGGGTGTCGGACATGAGCAAGACCATAGAATTCACCGTGCCCGATATCGGCGATTTCTCTAGCGTGCCTGTCGTCGAAATCCATGTCGCGCCGGGCGATACCATATCGATCGACGACTCCGTCATATCGCTTGAATCCGACAAGGCCACGCTGGATGTGCCCTCCACCATTGCCGGGCGGATCGTCGAAGTGTGCGTCGGTGAAGGCGACAGGGTCAGCCAGGGCTCGCTGATCGCCATCGTCGAGATCAGCGCCGAGAATGCAGCTTCGGATGAGGCTCGGGGCACTGAGAAAGAGACGGCGGTCGAGACCGCCACTGCCGAGCCCCCGGACGCCGCCGCCGCGCCGGCGTCAAAGCCGGCGTTGGCGACAACCACGACGGCGGTCGCCGATGGAAGGTTGGCCCATGCCTCGCCCGGGGTTCGAAAGCTCGCGCGCGAACTCGGCGTCGAGATCGGGTCGGTGAGCGGGAGCGGCCCCAAGGGCCGGATAACGCGCGACGACCTGCATGCCTTTGTGAAATCGAGGCTTGGCGGCAGCGCGCCATCGGCAAATGCTGCCACCGGCGAAGGGTTGGACCTCCTTCCCTGGCCGAAAGTCGATTACGAGAAATTTGGCGAAACGGAACGCGTGCCGCTTTCCCGTATCGCCCGGCTTTCCGGCCCCAACCTGGCGCGCAATGCGACGATCATTCCGCATGTCACCAATTTCGAGGAGGCCGACATCACCGAGCTGGAGGCGTTCCGGAAATCTCTCAACGCTGATTCCAGAGACGGCCTCAAGCTTTCGATCCTGCCGTTCGTTGCCAAGGCGGCGGCGGCCACGCTGAGGCTGCACCCCAAGTTCAATTCTTCGCTCGATGGCGATGCACTCGTCCTGAAGAAATATTTCAATATCGGGGTGGCCACGGATACGCCGGAGGGGCTGGTCGTGCCTGTGGTCAAGGCCGCGGACCAGAAGGGGATCATCGAGATCGCCGCGGAAATGGTCGAGCTCGCCGCTCAGGCGAGAGCCGGCAAGCTCAAGCCTCAGGACATGCAGGGCGCAACCTTCACGATATCGTCTTTGGGCGGCATCGGCGGTACGAATTTCACGCCGATCATCAATGCGCCCGAGGTCGCCATTCTGGGTATGACGCGGGCCAGGATGCAGCCGGTGTGGAACGGAGAGGACTTCGAGCCGCGCCTGATACAGCCGCTTTCCATGAGCTGGGATCACCGTGCCGTCGACGGCGTGGCCGCCGCGCGCTTCCTGGTGACGCTGAAAGACATGCTGTCGGATTTCCGGCGTATTACCCTTTAGGAGATCTGTTGATGAAAACGAACATCAAGGTCCCCGCTATAGGGGACTTCGCCAATGTGCCGGTCGTCGAGGTGAGCGTCGCAGTGGGTGACATCATCGGGGTCGACGACACGGTCGTGATGCTGGAAAGCGACAAGGCGACGCTCGATATTCCCTCGCCCGTCGCGGGCAGGGTCACGGCCATACACATCGCTGTCGGCGATCGCGTCAGTGAGGGCAGCGTCATCCTGGAGGTCGAAGCCGGAACCGGTTCTACGGCCGGGAGAAGCGAGGCTGCAAGGGAGTCGGGCGCGCAGCCGGCCGTCGCGCAATCGTCGCGCGCGCCGCTGACAACGCCTTCGGTCCACGCCGCGCCAGGTTTGCCGGATGCGGACGCTGAGGCCGACCTTGTCGTTATCGGGGCGGGGCCGGGCGGCTATACGGCCGCCTTCCGCGCGGCTGACCTCGGCCTGAATGTGACCCTTGTCGAACGCGACCCCAATCTGGGGGGCGTCTGCCTGAATGTCGGTTGCATACCGTCCAAGGCGCTGTTGCATGCGGCCAAGGTGATTGACGAGGCGGCGGCGATGTCGGGCCACGGCATTGCCTTCCCGAAACCCGAAATCGATATCGATCGATTGCGCGCATGGAAGAGTGATGTGGTCGGAAAGCTGACGGGCGGACTGACCGGGCTTGCCAAGAGACGCAAGGTCAAGATCGTGCGCGGGTCTGCCGCGTTCGAAGGCGGCAATCTCGTGCGCGTGTCGCATGCGGGCGACGAGAAAACCATCGCCTTCAAGCAGGCGATCATCGCCTGCGGCTCCGAGCCGGTGCGGCTCCCTTTCCTGCCGGACGATGACAGGATCATCGACAGCACGGGCGCACTCGAACTTGCCGATATCCCCAAGCGCATGCTGGTGCTGGGCGGCGGCATTATCGGCCTTGAAATGGCGCAGGTCTATCACGCGCTCGGTGCGGGCATCACCATTGTCGAGC contains:
- a CDS encoding Lrp/AsnC family transcriptional regulator — encoded protein: MRQIALDKIDRKILSELQVDGKITNVELSGRVGLSPSPCLQRVRALEEEGVIDRYVALVDPKSVGLSISVFIQVTLERQVENALELFESKMESYPEVMECYLMTGDSDYLIRVAVADVDLLQKFIINYLTTVPGVANIKSSFALKQVKYKTALPIENAPSG
- the mdeB gene encoding alpha-ketoglutarate dehydrogenase gives rise to the protein MSKVELQIGGHIDPDPLETREWIEALTAVIEANGSSRAQFLLRQLEEVGRRNGVFVGGQPYSSYRNTIPVASQGHYPGNLAIEEKLTSIMRWNALAMVVRANKAYGGLGGHIASYASVAEIFEVGFNHFFRAKTETFGGDLVYFQPHSAPGVYARAFLEGRLQEEQLDNYRQELSGNGLCSYPHPWLMPDFWQFPTGSMGIGPLNAVYQARYMRYLEARGLADTAGRHVWGVFGDGEMDEPESVAGLTLAAREKLDNLTFIVNCNLQRLDGPVRGNGQIIQELESLFIGAGWNVIKVLWGSEWDGLFARDKDLVLLRRFAETVDGEYQNLGSKDGDYNRHKFFDIDPATRDLVSHMTDDEIHTLKRGGHDLRKLHAAFAAAKAHKGRPTVILAKTKKGYGMGNAGESRMTAHQSKKLDMEALVSFRDRFKLPLSEKDLEDLKFYKPADDSEEMRYLRARREALGGSMPSRRTTVQGAALPNIPELADYAKFALEADGKEMSTTMAAVRMLSALLKDKSVGPRIVPIVADEARTFGMDNLFRQIGIYAPEGQLYEPEDAGSMLFYKEAKNGQLLEEGITEAGAISSWAAAATSYSVHDTATLPFYIYYSMFGFQRVGDLIWAAADQRARGFLLGATAGRTTLSGEGLQHQDGASHVIAATIPNCKAYDPAFAYELAVIMHAGILRMMDEQRDEFYYLTVMNENYAQPSMPEGCEDGILKGLYKLGERGKAESEVKVRLVGSGTILNEVIAAADILADDFGIASEIFSATSFSELSREARSVERRNRLSPQKERAKSYVETCLPGELPIIAATDYVRAVPEMIAPYVEGRLVALGTDGFGRSDQREALRRFFEVDRESIAIAAIEALVRAGHSEPETLTKALKSFGIDGTSPDPWTV
- a CDS encoding dihydrolipoyllysine-residue acetyltransferase, producing the protein MSKTIEFTVPDIGDFSSVPVVEIHVAPGDTISIDDSVISLESDKATLDVPSTIAGRIVEVCVGEGDRVSQGSLIAIVEISAENAASDEARGTEKETAVETATAEPPDAAAAPASKPALATTTTAVADGRLAHASPGVRKLARELGVEIGSVSGSGPKGRITRDDLHAFVKSRLGGSAPSANAATGEGLDLLPWPKVDYEKFGETERVPLSRIARLSGPNLARNATIIPHVTNFEEADITELEAFRKSLNADSRDGLKLSILPFVAKAAAATLRLHPKFNSSLDGDALVLKKYFNIGVATDTPEGLVVPVVKAADQKGIIEIAAEMVELAAQARAGKLKPQDMQGATFTISSLGGIGGTNFTPIINAPEVAILGMTRARMQPVWNGEDFEPRLIQPLSMSWDHRAVDGVAAARFLVTLKDMLSDFRRITL
- the lpdA gene encoding dihydrolipoyl dehydrogenase, with product MKTNIKVPAIGDFANVPVVEVSVAVGDIIGVDDTVVMLESDKATLDIPSPVAGRVTAIHIAVGDRVSEGSVILEVEAGTGSTAGRSEAARESGAQPAVAQSSRAPLTTPSVHAAPGLPDADAEADLVVIGAGPGGYTAAFRAADLGLNVTLVERDPNLGGVCLNVGCIPSKALLHAAKVIDEAAAMSGHGIAFPKPEIDIDRLRAWKSDVVGKLTGGLTGLAKRRKVKIVRGSAAFEGGNLVRVSHAGDEKTIAFKQAIIACGSEPVRLPFLPDDDRIIDSTGALELADIPKRMLVLGGGIIGLEMAQVYHALGAGITIVELMDQIIPGADRDIVAPLMKRIEQRYENVLLKTKVTKVQSEKAGMRVTFEGSEGTGEELFDKILSAVGRRPNGRLIGAEKAGISVDEGGFIRVDRQMRTSRENIFAIGDVVGQPMLAHKAAHEGKVAAEVAAGQKSAFDARAIPSVAYTEPEVGWVGLTENEARSKGIAYRKASFPWAASGRALAMAGSDGVSKLLFDPDSGRVLGAGICGPNAGELLAEVALAIEMGADAEDLSLTIHPHPTLSETIGLAAEIFEGTITDL